A region from the Streptomyces sp. 3214.6 genome encodes:
- a CDS encoding methionine ABC transporter permease, translated as MTWSEMQPLLSQACWDTLYMVGWSTLIAVVGGLPLGVLLVLTDRGGLLQNVLANRVLGQVVNVARSLPFIILMVALMNFTRTITGTTIGREAAIVPLAVGAIPFFARLVETAVREVDGGLVEAVQAMGGNTWTIVRKVLVPESLPSLIAGTTTTIVALIGYSAMAGTVGAGGLGDIAIRYGYQRFETELMWITVAILAVVISLIQFAGDYAARSLHRRGGRSGPAPKLRLLKAKEPAAADVGKAATDAATDVGKVA; from the coding sequence GTGACCTGGTCGGAGATGCAGCCCCTGCTGTCCCAGGCGTGTTGGGACACCCTCTACATGGTCGGCTGGTCCACGCTCATCGCCGTCGTCGGCGGCCTCCCGCTCGGCGTCCTGCTGGTCCTGACCGACCGGGGCGGCCTGCTGCAGAACGTCCTCGCCAACAGGGTGCTCGGGCAGGTCGTGAACGTCGCCCGCTCGCTGCCGTTCATCATCCTGATGGTCGCGCTGATGAACTTCACCCGCACGATCACCGGGACGACCATCGGCCGGGAGGCCGCGATCGTGCCGCTCGCCGTCGGCGCCATCCCGTTCTTCGCGCGCCTCGTCGAGACGGCTGTCCGCGAAGTGGACGGCGGGCTGGTCGAGGCCGTGCAGGCGATGGGCGGCAACACCTGGACGATCGTGCGCAAGGTCCTCGTCCCGGAGTCCCTGCCCTCCCTCATCGCCGGCACCACCACCACGATCGTCGCCCTCATCGGCTACTCCGCCATGGCCGGCACGGTCGGCGCCGGCGGCCTCGGCGACATCGCCATCCGCTACGGCTACCAGCGCTTCGAGACCGAGCTGATGTGGATCACGGTGGCGATCCTCGCCGTCGTCATCTCCCTCATCCAGTTCGCCGGCGACTACGCGGCCCGCTCCCTGCACCGCCGCGGCGGCCGCTCGGGCCCCGCGCCCAAGCTCCGCCTGCTGAAGGCGAAGGAGCCCGCGGCCGCGGACGTCGGCAAGGCGGCCACGGACGCAGCCACGGACGTCGGCAAGGTCGCATAA
- a CDS encoding glycerophosphodiester phosphodiesterase — protein sequence MGTQDTQESNQQASGSGTGRRALLGAAVLGATGGVLGLSGTARATEAGTGGGHGGGHGGGLKSLPVPTIIGHRGASGYRPEHTFGSYQLALDLGADIVEAGDLVPTKDGHLVCRHEPEIGGTTDVADHPEFAGRKTTKVLDGVSTTGWFTEDFTLAELKTLRAIERIPANRPHNTLYNGRWEIPTFEEVLKWQDEQTRKRGKQVWIYPETKHPTYFRKLGLGLEERVAKLLHKYGKDRKNSPVILQSFEPTSIQRLNKLVDNPLVVLLSAANTRPWDFVETGDPRTVADLITRAGLREIAGYAQGIGPTLDLVIPKDAAGNLTTPTSLVKDAHAVGLILHPYTMRNENPFLPTNFRKGTDADGYGDPFGAFRTYFATGIDGVFTDNADTGVLARADFVNG from the coding sequence ATGGGAACGCAGGACACGCAGGAGTCGAACCAGCAGGCGAGCGGGAGCGGAACCGGACGGCGGGCGCTTCTCGGCGCGGCCGTGCTCGGCGCCACCGGAGGCGTCCTCGGCCTGTCGGGCACCGCGAGAGCCACCGAGGCGGGGACCGGCGGCGGTCATGGCGGGGGTCATGGCGGGGGTCTGAAGAGCCTGCCCGTGCCGACGATCATCGGTCACCGCGGAGCCAGCGGCTATCGCCCCGAGCACACCTTCGGCTCCTACCAGCTGGCCCTCGACCTGGGCGCCGACATCGTCGAGGCCGGCGACCTCGTCCCCACCAAGGACGGCCACCTGGTCTGCCGGCACGAGCCGGAGATCGGCGGCACGACGGACGTCGCCGACCACCCCGAGTTCGCCGGCCGCAAGACCACCAAGGTCCTCGACGGCGTCTCCACGACCGGCTGGTTCACCGAGGACTTCACCCTTGCGGAGCTGAAGACCCTGCGCGCGATCGAGCGCATCCCGGCCAACCGCCCGCACAACACGCTCTACAACGGCCGCTGGGAGATCCCCACCTTCGAGGAGGTCCTGAAGTGGCAGGACGAGCAGACCCGTAAGCGCGGCAAGCAGGTCTGGATCTACCCCGAGACCAAGCACCCCACCTACTTCCGCAAGCTGGGCCTGGGCCTGGAGGAGCGGGTCGCCAAGCTGCTGCACAAGTACGGCAAGGACAGGAAGAACTCGCCGGTCATCCTGCAGTCCTTCGAGCCGACCAGCATCCAGCGCCTGAACAAGCTGGTCGACAACCCCCTCGTGGTCCTGCTGTCGGCGGCGAACACCCGCCCCTGGGACTTCGTCGAGACGGGCGACCCGCGCACCGTCGCCGACCTGATCACCCGGGCCGGCCTCAGGGAGATCGCCGGCTACGCCCAGGGCATCGGCCCCACCCTCGACCTCGTCATCCCGAAGGACGCGGCCGGCAACCTCACCACCCCGACCTCCCTGGTGAAGGACGCCCACGCGGTCGGCCTGATCCTGCACCCCTACACCATGCGCAACGAGAACCCCTTCCTGCCCACGAACTTCCGCAAGGGCACGGACGCGGACGGGTACGGCGACCCCTTCGGCGCGTTCCGCACCTACTTCGCGACCGGCATCGACGGCGTCTTCACCGACAACGCCGACACGGGCGTCCTCGCCCGCGCGGACTTCGTCAACGGCTGA
- a CDS encoding TetR/AcrR family transcriptional regulator, whose translation MAVDRDHVLRSAAALLTRKSTATMDEVAKAAGISRATLHRHFAGRDALVRALEALGITECDHALDAARLDEGPAGDAVRRLVAEIESAAGLLAFLYTENQLFEGEEQNPGWTRIDDRISALFRRGQLNGEFRIDLTPAWLTEALFGLLASGTWLVQSGKGAPKDFQHMIAELLLGGALRHPAPQDPAQQREES comes from the coding sequence ATGGCCGTCGATCGTGACCACGTCCTCCGCAGCGCCGCCGCCCTGCTGACCCGCAAATCCACCGCGACGATGGACGAGGTCGCCAAGGCGGCCGGGATCAGCCGCGCCACGCTGCACCGGCACTTCGCCGGGCGCGACGCCCTCGTCCGCGCCCTGGAGGCCCTCGGCATCACGGAGTGCGACCACGCCCTGGACGCGGCCCGGCTGGACGAGGGCCCGGCCGGCGACGCCGTACGCCGTCTGGTGGCCGAGATCGAGTCGGCCGCCGGCCTGCTCGCCTTCCTCTACACAGAGAACCAGCTGTTCGAGGGCGAGGAACAGAACCCGGGCTGGACCCGGATCGACGACCGTATCTCCGCCCTGTTCCGGCGCGGCCAGCTGAACGGCGAGTTCCGCATCGACCTCACGCCCGCCTGGCTCACCGAGGCGCTGTTCGGCCTGCTGGCCTCCGGCACATGGCTGGTGCAGAGCGGCAAGGGCGCGCCCAAGGACTTCCAGCACATGATCGCCGAGCTGCTCCTCGGCGGCGCACTACGGCATCCCGCACCACAGGACCCCGCACAACAGAGAGAGGAATCATGA
- a CDS encoding GNAT family N-acetyltransferase: protein MGMSVTISVATEQDVEQIFRLQYLCFQSEAALYGNYRIDPLVQSLDSVRQELATDCVFVARLGDEVVGSVRGSLTEDGAAAIGKLCVHPRLQGHGIGARLLRAAESALAEERGAKKFRLFTGHRSEGNLRLYRRVGYETVGTSEGTDGVLMIVLEKQAGEYAATA, encoded by the coding sequence ATGGGCATGAGCGTGACCATCTCGGTGGCGACCGAGCAGGATGTCGAGCAGATCTTCAGGCTGCAGTACCTGTGCTTCCAGAGTGAAGCCGCGCTGTACGGCAACTACCGCATCGACCCGCTCGTGCAGAGCCTCGACTCCGTCCGGCAGGAACTCGCCACCGACTGCGTCTTCGTGGCCCGCCTGGGCGACGAGGTGGTCGGCTCCGTACGCGGCAGCCTCACCGAGGACGGCGCCGCCGCCATCGGCAAGCTCTGCGTCCACCCCCGCCTCCAGGGGCACGGCATCGGCGCGAGACTGCTGCGCGCGGCGGAGTCGGCGCTCGCCGAGGAGCGCGGCGCCAAGAAGTTCCGCCTCTTCACCGGCCACCGCAGCGAGGGCAACCTCCGCCTCTACCGCCGCGTCGGCTACGAGACGGTCGGCACCTCCGAGGGCACGGACGGCGTACTCATGATCGTCCTGGAGAAGCAGGCGGGGGAGTACGCGGCTACGGCGTAG
- a CDS encoding MetQ/NlpA family ABC transporter substrate-binding protein yields the protein MRNTAKITTAVLAAGALTLGLSACGSDKGSDSSSSSSAAGSPLVVAASPTPHAEILNFVKDNLAKKAGLDLEVKEFTDYVTPNTATEDGSVDANYFQNQPYLDDFNKKNGTHIVPVVTVHLEPLGLYSHKVKSADALKSGAAIAVPNDSVNEARALKLLAANKLITLKDGVGNDATPADITANPKKLKFKELEAAQTPRSLDDVDAAVINGNYAIEADLKPASDALVLESAKDNPYGNFLAVKEGDESDPRVKKLAALLTSPEVKKFIADKYAGSVIASF from the coding sequence GTGCGTAACACCGCCAAGATCACCACCGCCGTCCTCGCCGCCGGAGCCCTCACCCTCGGACTCAGCGCCTGCGGCTCGGACAAGGGCTCCGACTCCTCCTCCTCTTCCTCCGCCGCCGGCAGCCCGCTGGTCGTCGCCGCCAGCCCCACCCCGCATGCCGAGATCCTGAACTTCGTCAAGGACAACCTGGCGAAGAAAGCGGGCCTCGACCTGGAGGTCAAGGAGTTCACCGACTACGTCACGCCCAACACGGCGACGGAGGACGGCTCGGTCGACGCCAACTACTTCCAGAACCAGCCGTACCTCGACGACTTCAACAAGAAGAACGGCACCCACATCGTGCCCGTCGTCACGGTCCACCTGGAGCCGCTCGGCCTCTACTCGCACAAGGTCAAGAGCGCCGACGCCCTCAAGAGCGGTGCGGCGATCGCCGTCCCGAACGACAGCGTCAACGAGGCCCGCGCCCTGAAGCTGCTCGCCGCGAACAAGCTCATCACCCTCAAGGACGGGGTGGGCAACGACGCGACGCCCGCGGACATCACCGCGAACCCGAAGAAGCTCAAGTTCAAGGAGCTGGAGGCGGCCCAGACCCCGCGCTCCCTGGACGACGTGGACGCGGCCGTCATCAACGGCAACTACGCCATCGAGGCCGACCTCAAGCCCGCCTCGGACGCCCTCGTCCTGGAGTCCGCCAAGGACAACCCGTACGGCAACTTCCTCGCCGTGAAGGAGGGCGACGAGAGCGACCCGCGCGTCAAGAAGCTCGCCGCGCTCCTCACGTCCCCCGAGGTCAAGAAGTTCATCGCGGACAAGTACGCCGGCTCGGTCATCGCGTCCTTCTGA
- a CDS encoding aldo/keto reductase, translated as MPFARLASATTPTCHIGLGLAAVGRPGYINVGRDRDLGADRSVNALRTRTHELLDAAYAQGVRYFDAARSYGRAEEFLADWLKVRPDVDDIVVGSKWGYTYTAEWTTDAERHEVKDHSLAAYERQRAETDEVLGDRLDLYQIHSVTPDSPALTDKELHARLAEAAAQGLTVGFSTSGPAQADAIRAALAVTVDGEPLFRTVQSTYNALETSAGPALAEAHDAGLTVIVKEGMANGRLAEPYAPDALKTVAGQTSLGCDAVALALILRRPWVGVVLSGAATATQLASNLHAAVVDLDDDQLDRLATLAETPQTYWERRRGLPWH; from the coding sequence ATGCCCTTCGCCCGCCTCGCCTCAGCGACGACCCCCACCTGTCACATCGGCCTGGGTCTCGCCGCCGTCGGCCGCCCCGGCTACATCAACGTCGGACGCGACCGGGACCTCGGCGCCGACCGCAGTGTCAACGCCCTGCGCACCCGCACCCACGAACTCCTGGACGCCGCCTACGCCCAGGGCGTCCGCTACTTCGACGCGGCCCGCTCCTACGGCCGCGCCGAGGAGTTCCTGGCCGACTGGCTGAAGGTCAGGCCCGACGTCGACGACATCGTCGTAGGCAGCAAGTGGGGGTACACCTACACCGCCGAGTGGACGACGGACGCGGAGCGGCACGAGGTCAAGGACCACAGCCTCGCGGCCTACGAACGTCAGCGCGCCGAGACGGACGAAGTCCTCGGCGACCGGCTCGACCTCTACCAGATCCACTCGGTGACCCCGGACAGCCCGGCCCTCACCGACAAGGAGCTCCACGCCAGGCTCGCCGAAGCCGCCGCCCAGGGCCTCACCGTGGGTTTCTCCACCAGCGGTCCCGCCCAGGCCGACGCCATCCGCGCCGCCCTCGCCGTGACGGTCGACGGTGAGCCCCTCTTCCGTACGGTCCAGTCGACGTACAACGCCCTGGAGACCTCGGCCGGCCCCGCCCTCGCCGAGGCCCACGACGCCGGACTCACGGTGATCGTGAAGGAGGGCATGGCCAACGGCCGCCTCGCGGAGCCGTACGCGCCGGACGCCCTGAAGACCGTCGCGGGTCAGACGTCTCTCGGCTGCGACGCGGTCGCCCTCGCGCTGATCCTGCGCCGACCCTGGGTGGGGGTCGTCCTCTCCGGCGCCGCGACGGCCACCCAGCTCGCCTCCAACCTGCACGCGGCGGTCGTGGACCTCGACGACGACCAGCTCGACCGGCTGGCCACACTGGCGGAGACCCCGCAGACGTACTGGGAGCGGCGCCGCGGCCTGCCCTGGCACTGA
- a CDS encoding methionine ABC transporter ATP-binding protein has product MITTTDLTKVYRSRGREVTALDGVDLHVREGEVYGVIGQSGAGKSSLIRCINLLERPTAGTVTVAGQDLTALAGRGPRAGKELRQARSRIGMVFQHFNLLSSRTVQDNVELPLEILGISGKERSRKALELLDLVGLADKAKSYPAQLSGGQKQRVGIARALAGDPKVLLSDEATSALDPETTRSILQLLRDLNRRLGLTVLLITHEMDVVKSICDSAALMENGRVVESGTVSELLATPGSELAAALFPVGGEATGEDRTVVDVTFHGESATQPVVSQLSRTYNIDISILGAAIDTVGGLQVGRMRIELPGRYEDNVVPIGFLREQGLQIDVVGQEPASVLVKEGVK; this is encoded by the coding sequence GTGATCACCACCACGGACCTCACCAAGGTCTACCGCTCGCGCGGCCGTGAGGTCACCGCCCTCGACGGCGTCGACCTGCACGTCCGTGAAGGCGAGGTGTACGGCGTCATCGGCCAGTCCGGCGCCGGCAAGTCCTCGCTGATCCGCTGCATCAACCTCCTGGAGCGCCCCACCGCCGGCACGGTCACCGTCGCCGGACAGGACCTCACCGCGCTCGCCGGGCGCGGACCCCGCGCCGGCAAGGAGCTGCGGCAGGCGCGCAGCCGGATCGGCATGGTCTTCCAGCACTTCAACCTGCTGTCCTCGCGCACCGTGCAGGACAACGTCGAACTCCCCCTGGAGATCCTCGGCATCTCAGGGAAGGAACGTTCCCGCAAGGCGCTGGAGCTGCTCGACCTGGTCGGTCTCGCCGACAAGGCCAAGTCCTACCCCGCCCAGCTCTCCGGCGGCCAGAAGCAGCGCGTCGGCATCGCCCGCGCCCTCGCCGGCGACCCGAAGGTGCTGCTCTCCGACGAGGCCACCAGCGCCCTCGACCCGGAGACCACCCGCTCCATCCTCCAACTGCTGCGCGACCTGAACCGCCGGCTGGGCCTGACCGTCCTGCTCATCACCCACGAGATGGACGTGGTGAAGTCGATCTGCGACTCCGCCGCGCTCATGGAGAACGGCCGAGTCGTCGAGTCCGGCACGGTCAGCGAACTGCTCGCCACCCCCGGCTCCGAACTGGCCGCCGCGCTCTTCCCGGTGGGCGGCGAAGCCACCGGCGAGGACCGCACCGTCGTCGATGTCACCTTCCACGGCGAGAGCGCCACCCAGCCCGTCGTCTCCCAGCTGTCACGCACCTACAACATCGACATATCGATCCTCGGCGCGGCCATCGACACCGTCGGCGGCCTCCAGGTCGGCCGCATGCGCATCGAACTCCCCGGCCGCTACGAGGACAACGTCGTGCCGATCGGCTTCCTGCGCGAACAGGGCCTCCAGATCGACGTCGTGGGCCAGGAGCCCGCCTCCGTGCTGGTGAAGGAAGGTGTCAAGTGA
- a CDS encoding RNA polymerase sigma factor, with the protein MTHDLLIALRPLLTAEASAEAHATGTEPGDLEQAVWLRLLEHLASDGPPPDPQGWLRRAVRAEVRRTRRTTRREQPYESDPADDASRGPEQLALTAARHRALREAVHRLPGRCSRLLQALLSPEDLTYREIAGELGISQGSLGPERSRCLGCLRRLLTPEVAAHEVRG; encoded by the coding sequence ATGACTCACGACTTGCTCATCGCCCTGCGCCCCCTCCTCACCGCGGAGGCCTCCGCCGAGGCCCACGCCACCGGCACGGAGCCCGGCGACCTGGAACAGGCGGTCTGGCTACGGCTCCTGGAGCACCTCGCCTCCGACGGCCCGCCCCCCGACCCGCAGGGCTGGCTGCGCAGGGCCGTCCGCGCCGAGGTCCGCCGCACCCGCCGTACGACCCGCCGTGAGCAGCCGTACGAGAGCGACCCCGCCGACGACGCCTCCCGCGGTCCCGAGCAGCTCGCCCTCACCGCCGCCCGCCATCGCGCCCTGCGCGAGGCCGTGCACCGGCTGCCCGGCCGCTGCTCCCGTCTCCTCCAGGCGCTTCTCTCGCCAGAGGACCTCACCTACCGCGAGATCGCGGGGGAGTTGGGTATCTCACAGGGCAGTCTCGGACCGGAACGTTCCAGATGTCTGGGATGTCTGCGGCGTTTGCTGACGCCGGAGGTTGCGGCTCACGAAGTGCGGGGATAG
- a CDS encoding MFS transporter, whose amino-acid sequence MTSTLRPASTTEAVKRPDRWLALCVLVLAVLLVAVDATVLGLATPFISEDLKPSGTQLLWIGDVYSFVIAGLLVSMGSLGDRIGRKRILLAGATAFGLISVLNAYATTPETMIAARALLGVAGATLMPATLALIRNLFHDPRERSLAVGIWGATASAGTAVGPIVGGFLLQHFWWGSVFLINLPVMVVLVLVGIRTLPESRTPNPGPWDLASVVLSLVGMIGIVYAVKEAATHGLTWASVGTGLLGAAALHGFVRRQLTLEAPLLDMRLFRNRGFSGAVLADLLTILGLSGLVFFLSQYLQLVQGRRPFEAGLAELPAAIGAVAAGLIAGRAARRFSVRAVVSGGLAAIGLALAALTTITQSTGYPLLGSALLVVGVGAGFSFTVTADVVLSSVPKDQAGAASAVSETAYELGAALGIAVLGSIVTGVYRGFAAPAGTPQGAHESLGGAVEAARGMPAESAQELLSSARGAFVDGLSIAVGAGAAVLLATAVAAWFMLRNERLDSAP is encoded by the coding sequence ATGACCAGCACCCTGCGGCCGGCGAGCACGACCGAGGCGGTGAAGCGTCCGGACCGTTGGCTGGCGCTCTGTGTCCTCGTGCTCGCCGTGCTGCTGGTGGCCGTCGACGCGACCGTCCTCGGTCTCGCGACCCCCTTCATCAGCGAGGATCTCAAGCCCTCGGGCACCCAGCTCCTCTGGATCGGCGACGTCTACTCCTTCGTCATCGCCGGTCTGCTCGTCTCGATGGGCAGCCTCGGCGACCGCATCGGCCGCAAGCGCATCCTGCTCGCCGGCGCGACGGCCTTCGGCCTGATATCGGTCCTCAACGCCTACGCGACGACCCCGGAGACGATGATCGCGGCCCGCGCCCTGCTCGGCGTGGCCGGCGCGACCCTCATGCCCGCCACCCTCGCCCTGATCCGCAACCTCTTCCACGACCCGCGCGAACGCAGCCTGGCCGTGGGCATCTGGGGCGCGACGGCCTCCGCCGGCACCGCGGTCGGCCCCATCGTGGGCGGCTTCCTCCTCCAGCACTTCTGGTGGGGCTCGGTCTTCCTCATCAACCTGCCCGTCATGGTCGTCCTGGTCCTCGTCGGCATCAGGACGCTCCCCGAGTCCCGCACCCCGAACCCGGGCCCGTGGGACCTGGCGAGCGTGGTCCTGTCCCTGGTCGGCATGATCGGCATCGTCTACGCCGTCAAGGAGGCCGCGACACACGGCCTCACCTGGGCCTCGGTGGGCACGGGCCTGCTGGGCGCGGCGGCGCTCCATGGCTTCGTCCGCCGCCAGCTGACCCTGGAGGCCCCCCTGCTGGACATGCGTCTGTTCCGCAACCGCGGCTTCAGCGGCGCGGTCCTGGCCGACCTGCTGACCATCCTGGGCCTGTCCGGCCTGGTGTTCTTCCTCTCCCAGTATCTGCAACTCGTCCAGGGCAGGCGCCCCTTCGAGGCCGGTCTGGCCGAACTGCCCGCCGCGATCGGCGCGGTGGCGGCCGGCCTGATCGCCGGTCGCGCCGCCCGCCGCTTCTCGGTACGGGCCGTGGTTTCCGGCGGCCTCGCGGCGATCGGTCTGGCGCTGGCCGCCCTGACGACGATCACCCAGTCCACCGGCTACCCCCTGCTGGGATCCGCCCTGCTGGTGGTCGGCGTGGGCGCCGGCTTCTCCTTCACGGTGACGGCCGACGTCGTCCTGAGCTCGGTACCGAAGGACCAGGCGGGCGCGGCCTCCGCGGTCTCCGAAACGGCGTACGAACTCGGCGCGGCCCTGGGCATCGCGGTCCTGGGATCGATCGTCACGGGCGTGTACCGGGGCTTCGCAGCTCCGGCCGGAACACCGCAGGGCGCGCACGAGTCACTCGGCGGCGCGGTGGAGGCGGCACGCGGGATGCCGGCGGAGAGTGCGCAGGAACTCCTGTCGTCGGCGCGAGGGGCGTTCGTCGACGGCCTCTCGATCGCAGTGGGCGCCGGTGCGGCCGTACTGCTGGCGACCGCGGTCGCGGCATGGTTCATGCTTCGAAACGAACGGCTGGACAGCGCCCCGTAA
- a CDS encoding lysophospholipid acyltransferase family protein, translating into MSRFALIKAVLGPVMRLMFRPRVEGAEHIPGDGPVILAGNHLTFIDSMILPLVCDRQVFFIGKDEYVTGKSFKGRLMAWFFTGVGMIPVDRDGGRGGVAALMTGRRVLEEGKVFGIYPEGTRSPDGRLYRGRTGIARLTLMTGAPVVPFAMIGTDKLQPGGAGMPRPGRVTVRFGEAMEFSRYDGMDRDRYVLRAVTDSVMTEVMRLSGQEYVDMYATKAKEAA; encoded by the coding sequence TTGTCCCGCTTCGCGCTCATCAAGGCAGTGCTCGGACCGGTCATGCGCCTGATGTTCCGCCCACGGGTCGAGGGCGCGGAGCACATTCCCGGCGACGGCCCCGTCATCCTGGCGGGCAATCACCTCACGTTCATCGACTCGATGATCCTGCCGCTCGTGTGCGACCGGCAGGTCTTCTTCATCGGCAAGGACGAGTACGTCACCGGCAAGTCCTTCAAGGGCCGGCTCATGGCCTGGTTCTTCACCGGCGTCGGCATGATCCCGGTCGACCGGGACGGCGGCCGCGGGGGCGTGGCCGCGCTGATGACCGGGCGGCGGGTGCTGGAGGAGGGGAAGGTCTTCGGGATCTACCCCGAGGGCACGCGGTCGCCCGACGGCCGCCTGTACCGGGGGCGTACCGGTATCGCCCGTCTGACGTTGATGACGGGTGCGCCCGTCGTTCCCTTCGCGATGATCGGCACGGACAAGCTGCAGCCGGGCGGGGCGGGGATGCCCCGGCCCGGCCGGGTCACCGTTCGGTTCGGCGAGGCGATGGAGTTCTCGCGGTACGACGGGATGGACCGCGACCGGTATGTACTGCGCGCCGTGACGGACTCCGTGATGACGGAGGTCATGCGGTTGTCCGGGCAGGAGTACGTGGACATGTACGCGACCAAGGCGAAGGAAGCGGCGTAG